Proteins from one uncultured Anaeromusa sp. genomic window:
- a CDS encoding TetR family transcriptional regulator — protein MEDKDSRAKLLAIATDLFACKGFAAVSVRELTQQAKLNVSAVSYHFGGKEGLYQAVLEEQFRPIRESMETMQAQTPSTPIAKLEMYANRVTYIHGQRPYLSRFIMRELLKPTAYGGPIVERHLGEVYQFVMETLREGMEQGLFRQGLDVAHAAVSMAGILNFYFITKPLAEKMVPLGEDSDAKYAMQAFQLYLYGIVDSKTKGNENG, from the coding sequence AAAGACAGCCGCGCCAAGCTACTGGCGATAGCGACGGATTTGTTTGCATGTAAAGGCTTTGCCGCTGTATCGGTACGAGAGCTGACGCAGCAGGCTAAGCTCAATGTGTCGGCGGTATCCTATCATTTTGGAGGCAAAGAAGGCTTATATCAGGCGGTATTGGAGGAGCAGTTCCGGCCTATTCGCGAGAGCATGGAAACGATGCAGGCGCAGACGCCGTCGACGCCGATTGCCAAGCTGGAGATGTATGCGAATCGAGTAACCTACATTCACGGGCAGCGGCCCTATTTGTCTCGTTTTATCATGAGAGAGCTGCTGAAGCCCACTGCCTATGGCGGACCGATCGTGGAGCGCCATTTAGGCGAAGTATATCAATTTGTCATGGAGACGCTGCGCGAAGGCATGGAGCAGGGCCTGTTTCGGCAAGGTCTGGATGTGGCACATGCGGCAGTATCCATGGCGGGCATTCTTAATTTTTATTTCATCACGAAACCGCTGGCAGAAAAAATGGTGCCTTTGGGGGAAGATTCGGATGCTAAATATGCGATGCAGGCGTTTCAGCTGTATTTATACGGCATTGTAGATTCGAAGACAAAAGGAAACGAGAATGGGTGA